From the genome of Desulfovibrio sp. JY:
GAACAGCACAAAGGCGTTGACCGCGACAAACCGGCCCCAGACCACCCGCCAGGACGGGCGGGCGGCAATGGTCAAGAAAAGCCCGCAGACAAGCACCAGCCCGGCGGCGGCCGGTGTTGCGGCCAGGGCGGCGACCACGGACAGGGCCAGGCAGGCGACGAGTTTGGAACGGGGGTCCAGGGAGTGGATGGACGAGGTTCCCCGGGCGAGCGGTTCGTCGATCATGCGCCCCGTCCGCCCTTGCGACAGCGGACATAGGCCAAAAGCCCGGCAATGCCGACCAGCCAGCCGATGCCCCCGGCGATCCCGGCCAGCCCCGGGCCTTTTTCCTCCTGATCCAGCAGCATCTTGCGGATGGGCGCGATCTTGACTTCAACGGCCTGCTCCACCACGGCCTGCAAGGCGGCCTTGTCCATGGGCACGACCGCGGCGGAGGCTGCCGGAGCAGGCGCGGCGGCTGTCACGGCCGGCGTAGCGGGCGTGGGCGCCGTTGCCGTCGCAGCGACGGGGGCGGCCGGGGCGGCGCTTTGTTCGGCCGGGGCGGCGGACAGATATTCCTCGGCCTTGACGCTCGTATTGTTCTGGTGGCCCTCGCCTGCTTTGAGGGTGATGTCGAGATCGGCCTTCTCGTTGCGGGCGGCCGTGGGCACGGGAAAGACGAAATTGCCCTTGTCGTCCGTCTTGCCGGTCAGATAGACCTGCCCGGTGGCGGCGTTTTTGACGGTGATCTCCCCGAAGCGCACCCGGTCGGAGCGGCTGTAGCTGCACTCCACATGCACATCGTTGCCCTCGACATAGGCGAACACGTTGACTCTGTGGGCCAGGGCCGGCGCGGCCGCACCCAGGCAAAGCGCCAAGGCTATAATGAAAATATGCTTATATTTCATAAAGATAATCCCTTATACGAGAGGGGAACTCCTTTGAAAATGGTAGTAGCCCTCTTGCGCTCTCCCCTTCCTAGAGTTTTTAACTTTACGGACGCAACGCCGATAACATCCCCTCACCGTTAAAAGTCTTGGGAAGGGGGGGCCTGGGGGGAAACCTTTCTCCAGAAAGGTTTCCCCCCAGTTCTTCCCAACTCACCCAGCCAGACGGATGGCCAGCATCTCGGGGCGCACCTTGGCCAGGAAGGCCACGGCCATGGCCGTCAGCACCCCTTCGATGAGCATAATGGGGATATGGGCGAGCAGAATCACCTTGGCCGTGCCGATAAACGCCTCGCCGGAAAGAGCAAGCGCGCCGGCGGTCAGGCAGCCGGCCAGAAGCACCGCGAAAAAGCCGCAGCAAAAGGCCCCCACCGCCCGCTTGGTGCCCCCGGCCCGCAGCAGCGGCCCGAAGACCAGGAAACAAAACACGGCCGGCAGCGCCATGTCGCAGGTGTTGACGCCAAGCACCACCAGCCCGCCGAACTGAAACAGCACGGCTTGCAAAAGGAGCGCCACACAGATGGCCGGAAAGGCGGCATAGCCGAGAATCGCGCCGATCAGGCCGTTTAATATCAGGTGGACGCTGACCGGTCCGATGGGCACA
Proteins encoded in this window:
- the cbiM gene encoding cobalt transporter CbiM, producing the protein MHISEGVLSGPVLAGGWTITAVGMAVGLKRLDYDKLMTVAILSAAFFVASLIHVPIGPVSVHLILNGLIGAILGYAAFPAICVALLLQAVLFQFGGLVVLGVNTCDMALPAVFCFLVFGPLLRAGGTKRAVGAFCCGFFAVLLAGCLTAGALALSGEAFIGTAKVILLAHIPIMLIEGVLTAMAVAFLAKVRPEMLAIRLAG